GGTCGTGCCAGGCGTGCACGGCCAGCAACTCAGCCGAACGCGCAGAGGCCGTCTCGAACGCCCAGCGCAGAGCCCGTTCGCCCGCCCTGGACCCGTCGACGCCCACCACGACCGGACGGTCCGTGGCCTCCTCTCCCTCATCCGGCTCGCGGATCACCGCCACGGGGGACTGACCGTGCTGGCACAGCGCGATCGCGACCGACCCCAGTATCACTCCGCTGAAGCTGCCCAGTCCTCTGCTGCCGACCACCACGAGCCGAGCGGTCGTGGACTCGTCCAACAGCACGGTCCGGGCCGATCCCGTGCGTACGCCCGTTTCGACCACTACCTCGGGAGCTTCCGAAGCGGCTATCTCCGCCGCGCTGCGCAGCCAGTCCCGCACGAACTCCCGCGCGGTTTCGTTCGCCGACTCCGGCGCGGAGGTTCCCAACGTGTCCGGCACGTAATCGGACGCGGAGACGTCGGCGTGCACCACGTGCAGCGGCGCCGACCGCAAGGAGGCCTCGCGCGCCGCCCAGCGCACTGCTTCGAAGGAGGTGGGGGAACCGTCCAGCCCCACGAGAACCGGTTTCGCGGTGGAGTTGCGCATCTTCACGCTCCGAAACGCTCGCCGTCGAGCACGCCACGCGCGGGCGCGCACCTGCCCGCAAGACGGTCATCGGCAGCGCACGACCGTCCGCCGCCACGATGACACCGATGGGGGAACTCCGCAGAGATCATCGGAGACAGCGGTCGCTCGAGGGATTCGCCCGCTCGCGCGGGTTCCGCGAAATCTGCCCGCCGAGCACGCCGGCGACGCGCCCGTTCACACGATCCACCGATCACACGGATTCGACTCGGGTAAGATGTTGTCGCGAACCGAAAATATGCGAGCATCGCACATGTCACACGGATGGACGTTGCGCTGTCGTCGCCCCGCCAGTTAGGAGCGACGCTCGGCAGAGCACAATCATGTAAGGACACGCGTCGCTGTCGCCCGTGGGTACCGTGCCGCTCGGCGGGCACGAAAAACCCCGAAACCGAAAACGGGTCCGACGGTTCGGCAGGGTGTGGCCTTTCGGCGGCCGGCTGAGATGCCGACAAGGGAAGGACCGAGGTGGATACCGAGATCGCGCAGACCGACGACCTCCGGCTCGTCGCGCTGCAGAGCGCCGTGAACTGCACCGACATGTTCGTCCGCTTCACGCTGAGCGAGTGGTCACTGCGCCCCATGACCGAGGACGCCACGCAGGTCGCCACCCGGCTGGTGTCCGCTGTGGTCGAGCGCTCCAACACGAACGCCCCCGGCTTCGTCTCCGTGCGCCTGCGTATCCACGGCAACAACCTGGTGATAGAGCTCGAGGACGACCAGCCCGTGCTGCCCGCCACCGTCCCGTCGGACCTGGCAGGCGTGCACACCGAAGTGGTCTCCTCCGGGGAACGGCCGCGCATCCTGCGGTGCGAGCTGGAGCTTCCCCAGGGAATGCGCGCCTCGGACGTCCCCCTCCCCCGCCGC
The sequence above is a segment of the Actinopolyspora saharensis genome. Coding sequences within it:
- a CDS encoding universal stress protein gives rise to the protein MRNSTAKPVLVGLDGSPTSFEAVRWAAREASLRSAPLHVVHADVSASDYVPDTLGTSAPESANETAREFVRDWLRSAAEIAASEAPEVVVETGVRTGSARTVLLDESTTARLVVVGSRGLGSFSGVILGSVAIALCQHGQSPVAVIREPDEGEEATDRPVVVGVDGSRAGERALRWAFETASARSAELLAVHAWHDLVVGQLWTREQAEEPRAAVQADEERLLSEVLAGWRADYPDVAVHELVTYGKPARCLLEQARRARLVVVGARGRGGLAGLLLGSTSQTLLHHSPCPVLVAR